One Haloarchaeobius amylolyticus genomic window, AGACCCTGCACTTCCCCGTCTGGTACTCGGTCGCGACCGTGCCGGCTGCCGCCGCGGCCGTGCTCGCGCCGAGTCAGCTGACCGTCGGCGCGGCGGTCTTCCTCGCGGCGGCCGCCATCCACTCGGCGAGCGACGCCCTCGGCGGCGGCCTCGAACTCCGGCCCTGGGAGGCGACCTCCACCCGGGCGGTGTACGTCCACCCGCTGAAGCGCTGGGTCGCCCCCCGGCGCTACATCCGGTACGACGGCGCCCCGGAGGACTTCGCGGTCGGCGCCCTCGTCGCGGTGCCGGGTCTGCTCGTCTTCGACGGGCTGGTCCGCCAGCTCGTCGTCGGCGGGTTGCTCGTCTCGCTCGGGTACACGATGATCCGGAAACAGCTCCCCCGGCTCACGCCGGAACGGTTCCGGTGACGCGACCGGCGGCGGCGCAACAATCGGCGATTCGACGACCGGCGACCCGACGACCGACGGCTCAGTCCACGGTGTAGGCGTCGTACTGCCCGACCGCGTACTGGAAGGAGGCCAGCGGCGCGACCGCCCCGGCCAGCACCAGCGCGTACCCGACCGGCTGGGCCGTCCCGGCCGCCAGCGAGAGCTCCCACGGGGTCGCGACCGCGACGACCAGCCCGAGGATGCCGACGGTGGCCTCCCGGGCGACCGGGACGAACGCGAGTGCGGCACCGTACGCGACGGCCCCGAGCGCCAGCGAGAACACCAGCATCGCGGTCTTGCTCGGGACGACCGCCTTCCGGTTCCCGGCGACCTTCACGCTCCCGAACCGGGGGAACGAGACGCCGATGCCCGCGGCGAGCACGGGCGCGAGGACGACGCCGAGCAGGCCCGTCCCGACCGCCGCGGCCGCCAGGTCCGGCGAGAGCGGACTGGCCGCCGCGCTCGCACCGACGACCACCAGCGCGACGGGCAGGCCGGGGAGCACCCCGGCGAGGACG contains:
- a CDS encoding metal-dependent hydrolase, with product MMATTHAFVGLLLAVAVNAVAPGFGVVAALAGLAGGTFPDLDMAAVHRKTLHFPVWYSVATVPAAAAAVLAPSQLTVGAAVFLAAAAIHSASDALGGGLELRPWEATSTRAVYVHPLKRWVAPRRYIRYDGAPEDFAVGALVAVPGLLVFDGLVRQLVVGGLLVSLGYTMIRKQLPRLTPERFR